DNA from Oncorhynchus masou masou isolate Uvic2021 chromosome 5, UVic_Omas_1.1, whole genome shotgun sequence:
GTTTAAAGTTGAGATGGCCTCTGGCTCTGTCACATATGCTATAATGTAGAGTGTTCACTTGCTGCTGTACAATGTATAGAAAATGAGGCAATTCAAGAGAGTGCTATGAAATTCATGTCAAAATGTGGTTTTCTTTGCCCTTTGTCATCATAAATTACATAGCATGAATcattatggcaactgctcggctcagtacatcaccggggccaagcttcctgccatccaagacctctataccaggcagtgtcagaggaaggccctaaaaattgtcagactccagtcaccctagtcatctctgctaccacatggcaagcggtagcggagcaagtctaggtccaagaggctcttaaatagcttctaccccaagccataagactcctgaacagctaattaaatggctacccaaactatttgcattgcccaccCCCCCATAttctatgctgctgctactctctgttattatctatgcatagccactttaataactctacctacatgtacatattacctcaattatctcgacaccggtgcccccacacattgactctgtaccgggaccccctatatatagcccacctattgttatttactgctgctctttaataatttgttattcttatctcttagttttttttaggtattttcttaaaatgtaaggtctacacctgttgtattcggcacgtgacaaatataTAATTTGATGTAATAACTTCCATTGACAAACTGTCTGTCCTCTTTATAGATACTGCTCCGACGACTTAGCCAACATGGCTTCCAAAAAGGACCAAAGCGGCGATGACCGCTTCCAAAAAGTGAAAAAGGACCCCCGCTTCTGGGAAATACCAGAGAAAGAGCACAAAATCAAGATTGACAAGCGCTTCCAGTCCATGTTCCACGACGATCGCTTCAAGCTCAAGTACACGGTCGACAAGCGCGGCCGACCCATCAACCACACCTCCTCCGAGGACCTGAAACGTTTCTACAATCTCTCTGACTctgaggaggaaagggaggatggaaaggataaagaggaggagaagaagaaaaaaataagacCCAAGCGAAGTTGGGCTCTGTGGGGGGAGAGGATACGGTAGTGGATGAGCCTAAAAAGCCTCTGAAGAAAGGAAAAGCTTCACAGTCCATAAAGAGTGGGCCTAAAGGAGACCAGCCTATCAGAGGAGTCAGACTGTGTGAGGAGGGTAAGTAGAAGAGGGGACCTTATTGTATGACCTtctgactagaggtcgaccgatttatgatttttcaacgccgatagttataacaattattttttatgtaataatgacaattacaacactattgaatgaacacttattttaacttaatataatccatcaataaaatcaatttagcctcaagtaaataatgaaacatgttcattttggtttaaataatgcaaaaacaaagtgttggagaagaaagtaaaagtgtaatatgtgctatgtaagaaagctaacgtttcagttccttgctcagaacatgagaacatatgaaagctggtagttccttttaacatgagtcttcaatattcccaggtaagaaattttaggttataggaattataggactatttccctctataccatttgtatttcattaacctttaacttttggatgttcttataggcactttagtattgccagtgtaacagtatagcttccgtccctgtagttagcgcgcgctaactagctagccattttacttcggttacaccagcctcatttcgggagttgataggcttgaagtcataaacagcgcaatgcttgacgcacaacgaagagctgctggcaaaacgcacgaaagtgctgtttgaatgaatgtttacacgcctgcttctgcctaccaccgctcagtcagatgcttgtatgctcagtcagattatatgcaacgcaggacacgctagataatatctagtaatatcatcaaccatgtgtagttaactagtcattatgattgattgtttttttaagataagtttaatgctagctagcaacttaccttggcttactgcattcgcgtaacaggcagtctccacaatgagagaggcaggtcgttattgcgttgggcaagttaactgtaaggttgcaagattggttcccccgagctgacaaggtgaaaatctgtcgttctgcccctggacaaggcagttatcccaccgttcctaggccgtcattgaaataccgatttacgattgttatgaaaacttgaaatcggccctaattaatcgccattccgattaatcggtcggcCTCTACTTATGACCCATAACATGCATTATGCCTCAGGGCCCCTTCTAAAGCAAATAggttaaaaacaaatgttttaagttttgtcacgtgcacaagtacagtaaaatgtatttaaaaaaaaaaaaaaaaagctctttcccaacaatgcagtaatcaatatcagtagtactataaagtaaagtagaacaaaaacacacaagaaatagTCAATATAATCTTAGTGACTGTTCAAGCAAGAATCAAAACATTGTAAGCGTATGAGAACCTCACAGTTATTTTAAGAAGTAATAAAAACGTAAGTCTAAGCTAAGTTGAATGGGTGCAGATGGCGATGGCTTTCCAACTGCCGCAAAGAGTCGTGCGCATCTGTACGTGCCGTCAATGTGTCTTGTACTGGAAAAGGGTCTATGTATAGGtataaggtgactaggcatccggatatataataaacagagtagtagCAGCGTATTTGAGGAttttgtgtgtgtagagtcagaatgaatgtgtgtgcatgttatgtttgtgtgtgtgtgttggagtgtgagtATGTTAAGTCCTGTGAGAGTGCATAGTCTGTACTTAAAAATGATGAAACATTGGGCAATGAGTTGACATGAAGATAGCGCTCTGGAGATGATGACGGTTTTACTTTGACCTGCTTGCTCAGTCCTAGCAGAGCTGCTGCTGCAGCCAAGTGGAGACTTTATACAGTgcagtcggaaagtattcacaccccttccccttttccacattttgttacgttgcagccttattctaaaatggattgaatcaACCATtttaaaatcctcatcaatcgacacacaataccccataataacaaagtggaAACAAGTTTTCAGAAATTGTTTCAGAtatatacagttgatgtcggaagtttacatacacttaggttggagtcattaaaacttgtttttcaaccactccacaaatttcttgttaacaaactatagttttggcaaatttttccaacaattattacagacagattatttcacttataattcattgtatcacaatttctagtgggtcagaagtttacatacactaagttgactgtgcctttaaacagcttggaaaattccagaaaatgatgtcatggctttagaagcttctgataggctaattgacataatttgagtcagttggacgtgtacctgtggatgtatttcaaggcctaccttcaaactcagtgcctctttgcttgacatcatggggaagaaaaagaaaaacagccaagaccccagaaaaaccATTGGAAACCTCCACAAGTATAGtacatctttgggagcaatttccaaacgcctgaaagtaccacgttcatctgtaccaacaatagtacacaagtataaacaccgtggGACCACCCATcggtcatactgctcaggaatgagatgtctcctagagattaatgtactttggtgcggaaagtgcaaatcaatcccagaataacagcaaaggatcgtgtgaagatgctggaagacgcaggtacaaaagtatctatatccacagtaaaacgagtcctatatcaacataacctgaaaggccgctcggcaaggaagaagccactgctccagaaccgccataaaaaagccagactacggtttgcaactgcacatggggagaaatgtcctctggtctaatgaataAATAGGActgttatgtggatatattgaagcaacatctcaagacatcagtcaggaagttaaagcttggtcacaaataggtcttccaaatggacaatgaccccaagcatacttccaaagttgtggcaaaatggcttaaggacaacaaagtcaaggtattggagtggccatcacaaagccctgacctcaatcccatagaagatttgtgggcagaactgaaaaagcgtgcgcaagcaaggaggcctacaaacctgacttagttacagcagctctgtcaggaggaatgggccaaaattcacccaacttattgtgggaagcttgtggaaggctacccaacatgtttgacccaaattaaacaatttaaaggcaatggtaccaaatactaattgagtgtatgtaaacttctgatccactgggaatgtgatgaaagaaataaaagctgaaaaaaatcattctctactattattctgacatttcacattattaaaataaagtggtgatcctaactggcctaagacagggaatttttactaggattacatttttactaggattaaactgagtttaaatgtatttggctaaggtatatgtaaactcctgacttcaactgtgtgtgtgtatatatatatatatatatataaacaaacgCTTTTATTTATATAGTcattgtgtgtatatgtatatatatatatatatatatatgtgagtatatatatatgtgtgtatatatgtgtgtgtatatatatatattattgtatatgtatatgtcattgtgtgtatatgtatacacacacacacacagttgaagtcaggagtttacatataccttagccaaatacaattaaactcagtttaatatatatatatatgctcatTGTTTTGAAGTTTGTTGCTGCAATCAATACATGCTGTTTTTACAGGTGACGAAGAGGAAGATGACAAGGTGCATCACGTTGAGGGGGACGATGTAGACCAGGCGGCCAGCATCTCAGACGGCAGTGAGGATGAGGAAGACTATGACGAGGATGAAGCAGATGTGGAGAGCGGCTCCGAGGACGAGTCCGGTTCAGAGTcagatgaggacagtaacagcAGCGGGCCTGATCTGGCCAGGGGGAAAGGGAATGTGGAGACCAGCTCGGACGAAGATGACGATGATGACGTGGAAGCCATCTTgaaacatgaggaggaggagatccAGCACGACTGGGGCGAGCTGTGCAAGGACGCGCCACGGAGTGAGAAGGTGAGGAGGTCTAAGGCTGTGTCTCAATTGTCCAGAGGGACTTCCTCTTCTCATTTCCTTTCGTCATCTAAAATGATATAAGAAATTGCATGTTCCAATGTTGTTTTTTACTACAACAGGTAACACAAAGGCTGGCCGTGTGTAACATGGATTGGGACCGGATGAAAGCCAAGGACCTGCTGGCTCTGTTTAACTCCTTCAAGCCTAAAGGAGGGGTTGTGCTCTCTGTGAAGGTAAGGCTACATTAATTTGCCTGCTGGCTGTCACTCAAATATGATGGAAGTGACATTGCTTCACCAGACCAAGTCACAAATGTTGTGTATGTTtaacactgtgtgtttgtttagaTCTACCCCTCAGAGTTTGGGAAGGAGCGGCTTCAGCAGGAACAGACCCAGGGTCCCCTGGAGCTGATTGCCCTGCCGGAGGATCCGGACaaagacacagaggaggagaTGTATGATCTAGATACCCCATTCACACATCCCTATCCTCCCTCTATTGTTCAACCAGAAATGaaccagagataaaatgtagtggTCGTAACAGATCAAAGGTAGGCAGTGAAATAGTTTCTATGAAAAGTGAATTGGTATTCCTTTATGTGTTTGTGTATTGCAGGATTTACAGAGAGAAGATGCGGGACTACCAATTCAAGCGGCTAAAGTACTACTATGCGGTGGTGGAGTGCGACTCTCTTGACACAGCTGCTAAAATCTACCAGGAGTGTGACGGCTTTGAGTACGAGAGCAGCTGCTCCATCCTGGACCTGCGGTGAGGGAATAGACAGACACTCATTTATACTGAAGTGTACACTGGAGGAAAATGTGTTCAATGAAAGTGTAATAGAATGTACTGTATAACTTAATAACGTAAAGCATGGTAAGGAAGCTGTCCTCAAAAGAGAGGTGGTACACAACATCTTATCAAAACATAGAATAACATAATGACACACATAGTGAGGAATCTTATCCTTGCTTAATATATTACCAGTATATCATCGTACATCAAGGTATTGCGTTTGTACATGCTAACTACTTATTAGCATGATACCATTATCTGTGCTGCTGGTTCATTCTAAACATTAGGATGTCGCTATACTCCCATGCTAACTGTTGTGGTGGTCCCTCTTTTCTGTGGGAACAGGTTTATCCCTGATGATGTGACGTTTGACGAGGAGCCAAAGGACTTAGCCACCGACGTGGACCTGTCTGCCTACACCCCCAAGCTCTTCACCTCCACAGCAGCAGCCACGTCAAAGGTTAGACACACTCTGTCTAATAATCTCTTATGGTCATAGCAATATGTCCTCCATGGTCGGTCCCAGGCTTACCACCTGTGGAGCGATGGTCCtgcagtacactgaacaaaaatataaacgcaacatctacttcacatagagttgatcaggctgttgattgtggcctgtgggatgttgtcccactcctctacaatggctgtgcgaagttagTGGATAtgggcgggaactggaacacactgtcgtacacgttgatccagagcatcccaaacttgcTCAATAGATGACATGTcttgtgagtatgcaggccatggaagaactgggagattttcagcttccaggatttgtgtacagatccttgcgacatggggccgtgcattatcatgctaaaCATGAGGtcatggcatgacaatgggcctcaggatgtcatcatggtatctctgtgtattcaaattaccttctataaaatgcaattgtgttcattgtccgtagcttatgcctgcccataccatagccCCACTGCCACTATGGGAAAAAAAAATCAGTCTCtctatgtgcaaaactgatagagacataccccaagcgacttacagctgtaatcgcagcaaaaggtggcgctacaaagtattaacttaagggggctgaataattttgcacacccaatttttcagtttttgatttgttaaaaaagtttgaaatatccaataaatgtcgttctacttcatgattgtgtcccacttgttgttgattcttcacaaaaaaatacagttttttttgtttgaagcctgaaatgtggcaaaaggtcgcaaagttcaagggggccgaatactttcgcaaggcactgtacactctCGGTCATcagcccggtacagttgaaaccgggattaatccGTGAACACACCCATAGTCTCATCAGCTGTCCGAGTTGCTGGTCTTAGACagtcctgcaggtgaagaagccggatgtcaattatctggcaacagctctacaAGAAGACCAAGGCCacccaattgcacgctccctcaaaacttgtgaCCAAACTTGTTTGACAAATCTTtttgtggccttttattgtccccagaacaaggtgcacctgtgtaatggtcatgctgtttattcagcttcttgatatgtcacaactgttaggtggatggattatcttggcaaagtagaaatgctcactaacaaggatatAAACAAATGTGTGCCTAAAATTTTAGTGAATTGagttttttgtgcgtatggaacattttgggaaaatctttcatttcagctcatgaaacatgggatactttacatgttgcgtttttttaaaatgtttttgttcAGAATAAATGTGAATTGTTAAGGGTGAAATTGTTTGCTGAATATTTGCATCTCGTACATTTCCCTCTCGTCCTATCATCTTCTTTAGTTGAGAAAGGACTCTGTAGTTATATTTCAGGTTGTTTACATTTATGACCTATTGTGTGTTTTCCACCCCAGGTGGAGTTGACCTGGGACGAGACAGACCATGAGCGTGTCACTGCCATGAACAGGAAGTTCAACAAGGACGAGCTGCTACAGATGGATTTCAACGCCTACCTGGCCTCTTCcagcgatgatgatgatgatggatggagtggagatggagaaggaagaggagctTCCAGAGGGTAAGAAGAAAACAACACTTGAAGTGATTTTGAATAAAATACCTTTCAAACCTGTTTACTCGAAGGACAACCTCGCTTTAAGGGTATTATTCTTTGTGCTGGTAGATTATTGCCAACGGGGACAAATCACTATTACTGTAATTTAAAGGACAGATGTTATTTTATGTATATTGCTTATGTTTGTTGCGTTGACTTTTATTTCCCCTTTTGGTCACCTAGTTAAACAGCCAGAAGAGGCCAGCAAGGAGGTGGAGAAGAAGGTCAGGAAAGGGAAGCAGAGCAGCGGCAAGCAgatagagaaatacagagagatgcTGAAGAGCATCCAGGAGAAAGACCAGAGAAAGGAGGACAAGGGCATGGAGATGGAGATCACATGGGTGCCAGGTAGGGACAAATAAAAATTCCCCTGTGTCAGACAGACTATTTCATTGTCAGTAGTGCAACTTTTCATTATGTCAGTGCGACCTTTCCCCATATGTCAGACAGTGCAACTTTTTGTTGTCAGACAGTGTGACTCTTCCCATATGTCGGATAGTGTGACTTTGACTCGTCAATACAAATTACATTTAGTTGGCACAACCGACCACTAAGCAGCCTCAATTACACTCCCATCTTCCTAACCTCAGGACTGAAGGAGACAACTGAACagttggtgaaggagaagctagAAGGAAAGGACAAGCTGACACCCTGGGAAGAGTTCATTGAGAAGAAGAAGGACAAGAAAAAGCAGAAAAAGACCAAAGGAAAGCAGGTGAGATCACTAGATTAAAGAAGGTTGTTAAATGTCTCACACACATTGTATTGGAGGGTGATAGACTTTTTTTCCCTATCCTTCAGGAATCTGATGATTCGGACCT
Protein-coding regions in this window:
- the LOC135539400 gene encoding LOW QUALITY PROTEIN: ESF1 homolog (The sequence of the model RefSeq protein was modified relative to this genomic sequence to represent the inferred CDS: deleted 3 bases in 2 codons), which codes for MASKKDQSGDDRFQKVKKDPRFWEIPEKEHKIKIDKRFQSMFHDDRFKLKYTVDKRGRPINHTSSEDLKRFYNLSDSEEEREDGKDKEEEKKKKKTQAKLGSVGGEDTVVDEPKKPLKKGKASQSIKSGPKGDQPIRGVRLCEEGDEEEDDKVHHVEGDDVDQAASISDGSEDEEDYDEDEADVESGSEDESGSESDEDSNSSGPDLARGKGNVETSSDEDDDDDVEAILKHEEEEIQHDWGELCKDAPRSEKVTQRLAVCNMDWDRMKAKDLLALFNSFKPKGGVVLSVKIYPSEFGKERLQQEQTQGPLELIALPEDPDKDTEEEMIYREKMRDYQFKRLKYYYAVVECDSLDTAAKIYQECDGFEYESSCSILDLRFIPDDVTFDEEPKDLATDVDLSAYTPKLFTSTAAATSKVELTWDETDHERVTAMNRKFNKDELLQMDFNAYLASSSDDDDDDGVEMEKEEELPEVKQPEEASKEVEKKVRKGKQSSGKQIEKYREMLKSIQEKDQRKEDKGMEMEITWVPGLKETTEQLVKEKLEGKDKLTPWEEFIEKKKDKKKQKKTKGKQESDDSDLSGDELPADVDFDDPFFAEELGSMDLKKKAKSKKNRKVEERTPEEEEELEKQKAEMALLMDDDDKHKHFNYDKIVEEQNLSKKKRKKLLKKDNTSLEEDDFQVDVKDPRFQAMFTSHLYNLDPSDPGYKKTKATQSIQVEKQRRREERQRDQDEALKSSQASSAQEVGAKKQETDASGQAVAEPTKKMDPGLSMLIKSIKNKTEQFQARKKQKTM